A genomic region of Lysinibacillus sp. 2017 contains the following coding sequences:
- a CDS encoding polysaccharide biosynthesis protein — protein sequence MFKDKILLITGGTGSFGNAVLKQFLNTDIKEIRIFSRDEKKQDDMRTLYQNDKLKFFIGDVRDIHSINHAMYNVDYVFHAAALKQVPSCEFFPLEAVKTNILGTDNMLTSAIQAGVKKVICLSTDKAAYPVNAMGISKAMMEKTFIAKSRMAPDETLICGTRYGNVMASRGSVIPLFIDQIKSGKPLTITDDKMTRFMMSLEEAVDLVIYAFHHASNGDIMVQKAPSSYIKDLAQALIELFEANNEIHTIGTRHGEKIYEVLLTKEEAAKAIDIGNFYRIPADNRDLNYAKYLNQGSPKITLSDEYNSNNTKILTIDEIKQKLLTLPLIQEELNSWKGGH from the coding sequence TTGTTTAAAGACAAAATATTATTGATAACTGGCGGCACTGGTTCATTTGGAAATGCAGTATTGAAACAATTTTTAAATACGGATATTAAAGAAATTCGAATTTTTTCTCGAGATGAAAAGAAACAAGATGACATGCGGACTTTATATCAAAATGATAAATTAAAGTTCTTTATCGGGGATGTCAGGGACATTCATAGTATTAATCATGCTATGTATAATGTGGATTATGTATTTCATGCTGCAGCCTTGAAGCAAGTACCTTCTTGCGAGTTTTTTCCTTTAGAGGCTGTCAAAACAAATATTCTTGGCACAGATAATATGTTAACTTCCGCTATTCAAGCAGGTGTTAAAAAAGTCATTTGTCTTTCTACCGACAAAGCCGCTTATCCTGTAAATGCCATGGGGATTTCTAAAGCAATGATGGAAAAAACGTTTATTGCAAAATCACGAATGGCTCCTGATGAAACGTTAATCTGTGGTACTCGTTATGGAAATGTAATGGCATCAAGAGGTTCGGTCATTCCGTTATTTATCGATCAAATTAAGAGTGGAAAACCACTGACAATTACTGATGACAAAATGACACGCTTTATGATGAGTCTAGAAGAAGCGGTAGACTTAGTCATCTATGCATTCCATCATGCATCAAATGGTGACATTATGGTACAAAAAGCTCCCTCTTCTTATATTAAAGACCTCGCTCAAGCATTAATTGAGTTATTTGAAGCAAATAATGAGATTCATACAATAGGCACTCGTCATGGTGAAAAAATATATGAAGTACTATTAACGAAAGAAGAAGCAGCGAAGGCGATTGATATTGGCAACTTTTATCGAATCCCCGCTGACAACCGTGATTTAAATTACGCAAAATATCTCAATCAAGGCTCCCCTAAAATTACATTAAGTGATGAATATAACTCCAACAACACAAAAATCCTTACAATCGATGAAATAAAACAGAAATTACTAACGCTCCCTTTAATACAAGAGGAATTAAATTCTTGGAAGGGTGGTCATTAG
- a CDS encoding PadR family transcriptional regulator, with protein sequence MSNLLNSLTTELRRGTLTLAVLSQLRTPQYGYSLVQLLEGSGISIDQSTLYPLLRRLEKQELVSSSWDTSESRPRKYYVLSEYGLEIFLQLKKEWINNSKELYALLREDEEDEDEVN encoded by the coding sequence ATGAGTAATTTATTGAATTCATTAACAACAGAGCTTAGGAGAGGAACGCTGACATTAGCGGTTTTAAGTCAGTTAAGAACTCCTCAGTACGGATATTCACTAGTTCAGTTATTGGAGGGGTCTGGAATTTCCATTGATCAAAGTACCCTATATCCATTACTTCGCCGATTAGAAAAACAAGAGTTGGTTTCAAGTAGTTGGGACACATCAGAAAGCAGACCTCGTAAGTACTACGTATTGAGTGAATATGGTTTGGAAATTTTTTTGCAATTAAAAAAAGAATGGATTAACAATTCGAAGGAACTTTATGCTCTATTAAGAGAGGATGAGGAAGATGAAGATGAGGTTAATTGA
- a CDS encoding glycosyltransferase family A protein, translating into MKFSFLSPAFNSEAWIKRMLDSIPKEYAYEIIVCDDGSIDRTVEILEKYQQTCPQLKILKNGANKGASHSYNRCIEEASGDYIAIIDSDDIYLPTIRDVLAQVDGTYDIYYYNMLTKIGQRFVKSETDGYSWCGQFKIIRRNFIGDARFTNRKDMAGDYDFNKTLIDQHPTSKYTGIFAYWYNYPRENSEFYLYQRGLKS; encoded by the coding sequence TTGAAATTCAGCTTTTTATCCCCTGCGTTCAATAGCGAGGCGTGGATTAAGCGAATGCTAGATAGTATTCCAAAAGAATATGCCTATGAAATTATTGTATGCGATGATGGTTCTATCGATCGGACCGTTGAAATTTTAGAGAAGTATCAGCAAACTTGTCCTCAACTCAAAATATTGAAGAACGGCGCAAATAAAGGCGCAAGTCATTCCTATAATCGATGCATTGAGGAAGCAAGCGGAGATTATATTGCAATTATTGACAGTGATGATATTTATTTACCTACCATACGAGATGTTTTAGCTCAAGTAGATGGTACATACGACATTTACTATTACAATATGTTGACTAAAATTGGGCAACGTTTTGTGAAGAGTGAAACAGATGGGTACAGTTGGTGTGGGCAATTTAAAATTATACGTAGAAATTTTATAGGGGATGCGAGATTTACAAATCGAAAAGATATGGCTGGAGATTACGATTTCAATAAAACATTAATTGATCAACATCCAACGAGCAAATATACAGGAATCTTCGCCTATTGGTACAACTACCCAAGGGAAAATTCGGAGTTTTATTTATATCAAAGAGGATTAAAATCGTGA
- a CDS encoding S9 family peptidase, producing MVSFSKPDVEQFLRTFAIGDFAVSPDEKQLVFSTNLSGKYNLWAMNLPNTFPMQLTFIDQSCQGLLYDKQGQFIIAGFDQNGDENSQFYGLPLQGGTLKPIIYEEGTRNAGPILSEDGKKLYYTSSKGNPTYLNAYGYDLETGEEEIVLEGKDTTTFLVDFSPNEETFLYVKAFANTYSLMYAKRGEEHILLTPLTEQEHTVSDACFVSDELIYFLTNYDADFTYLATYNLEKNEFTKVKDIENESFTGLKYDKQQQRLYISSEKGVEDHLYMYDLQTNDWKELQTPCSVIEKLVVTKSGSLYLLGRGATNPHNIYQLMENVWISLTQYSVPGVDQSELVEPDVITYTSYDGLEIESLFFKAKKENDNCEIIFWPHGGPQAAERKFFRASFQFFLNNGYSIFAPNFRGSTGYGLAFTKMVDGDWGHGPRLDNVAGLDWLIDNGYAEKGNILLMGGSYGGYMALLLHGRHADYFKAVVDIFGPSDLFSFINSVPEDWKPMMDKWVGNPEKDKEKLTEYSPITYLDTMTKPMLVIQGANDPRVVKAESDQIVQALKDKGRDVEYMLLEDEGHGFSKKENEIAVYKKILTFFNQFVEAKVKA from the coding sequence ATGGTATCGTTTTCTAAACCTGATGTGGAACAGTTTCTACGAACATTTGCGATAGGTGATTTTGCGGTGAGTCCAGATGAAAAACAACTTGTTTTCAGTACAAATTTAAGTGGTAAGTATAATTTATGGGCGATGAATTTGCCGAATACGTTCCCGATGCAGCTGACATTTATTGACCAAAGCTGCCAAGGTCTTCTTTATGATAAACAAGGACAGTTCATCATTGCCGGTTTTGACCAAAATGGAGATGAAAATTCTCAATTTTATGGACTTCCGCTACAAGGGGGGACACTGAAACCAATTATTTATGAAGAAGGAACGCGTAATGCTGGACCCATTTTATCTGAAGATGGGAAAAAGCTATATTACACATCTTCTAAAGGAAACCCAACTTATTTAAATGCTTATGGCTATGACCTTGAGACAGGCGAGGAAGAAATCGTCCTTGAGGGTAAAGATACGACAACTTTTTTAGTAGATTTTAGCCCAAATGAAGAGACATTCCTCTATGTAAAAGCCTTTGCCAATACGTATTCACTGATGTATGCCAAACGAGGAGAGGAGCATATTCTCCTGACACCACTTACAGAGCAGGAACATACGGTCAGTGACGCCTGTTTCGTATCCGACGAACTCATCTATTTTTTAACGAATTATGATGCAGACTTTACGTATTTGGCTACGTATAATTTAGAGAAAAATGAATTTACCAAAGTGAAAGATATAGAGAATGAAAGTTTTACTGGCTTAAAATATGATAAACAACAACAGCGCTTGTATATTAGTAGTGAAAAAGGTGTAGAAGATCATTTATACATGTATGATTTGCAAACAAATGATTGGAAAGAACTGCAAACACCATGCAGTGTTATCGAAAAACTTGTCGTTACGAAATCCGGTAGTTTGTATTTATTAGGAAGAGGAGCTACAAATCCACATAATATTTATCAACTGATGGAAAATGTTTGGATCTCTCTAACGCAATACTCAGTTCCAGGCGTCGATCAAAGCGAGTTAGTCGAGCCAGATGTAATCACGTATACTTCCTATGACGGGCTTGAAATTGAATCCTTATTCTTCAAGGCAAAAAAGGAAAATGATAATTGTGAAATCATCTTTTGGCCACATGGTGGTCCGCAAGCTGCCGAGCGTAAATTTTTCAGAGCTTCGTTCCAATTCTTTTTAAATAATGGCTATAGCATCTTTGCTCCTAATTTCCGTGGTTCAACAGGCTATGGCTTAGCTTTCACGAAAATGGTAGATGGGGATTGGGGACACGGCCCACGCCTCGACAATGTCGCTGGTCTCGATTGGCTTATTGATAATGGCTACGCGGAAAAAGGCAATATTTTATTGATGGGCGGAAGCTATGGAGGATACATGGCGTTATTGCTTCACGGCCGACATGCTGATTATTTCAAAGCCGTAGTGGATATTTTTGGCCCATCTGATTTGTTCTCATTTATCAATTCAGTTCCTGAAGATTGGAAACCGATGATGGATAAATGGGTAGGAAATCCAGAAAAGGACAAAGAAAAACTGACTGAATACTCTCCAATTACGTATTTAGATACGATGACGAAGCCAATGCTCGTTATCCAAGGAGCAAATGACCCACGTGTTGTGAAAGCAGAATCCGACCAAATTGTGCAAGCTTTAAAAGATAAAGGTCGTGATGTCGAATACATGCTTCTTGAAGACGAAGGCCATGGATTCTCTAAAAAGGAAAATGAAATTGCTGTTTACAAAAAAATCCTCACATTTTTTAATCAATTCGTTGAAGCGAAAGTGAAAGCATAA
- a CDS encoding class I SAM-dependent methyltransferase: protein MKETWHEDLIDFLGGLIRPKLYVELGLFHCDLFNRMIPHAEKLIGVDMNPVAGNFMQQSEKVRFFNGTTQQFVQELQENPLQIDLLFIDADHAKEAVLQDFYDYFPFVAPHGLILFHDTHPRDNWMMQRALCDTAFQAIEELSKDTTEYELMTIPVNPGLTLCRKRKKQLSWHE, encoded by the coding sequence TTGAAGGAAACGTGGCATGAGGATTTAATCGATTTTCTTGGAGGCCTTATTCGCCCAAAGTTATATGTAGAACTTGGGTTATTTCACTGTGATTTATTTAATAGAATGATTCCCCATGCGGAAAAATTAATTGGGGTTGACATGAATCCTGTAGCAGGAAATTTTATGCAACAGTCGGAAAAAGTCCGTTTTTTTAACGGTACTACACAACAATTTGTGCAAGAATTACAAGAAAATCCATTGCAAATTGATCTTTTGTTTATCGACGCGGACCATGCAAAAGAAGCGGTATTACAGGACTTTTATGATTATTTTCCTTTCGTCGCACCACATGGTTTAATTTTGTTCCATGATACACACCCAAGGGATAATTGGATGATGCAAAGGGCTCTTTGCGATACGGCCTTTCAAGCAATTGAAGAATTGTCAAAAGACACAACGGAGTATGAATTAATGACAATACCGGTTAACCCTGGTTTAACTCTTTGCAGAAAACGTAAAAAGCAATTATCTTGGCACGAGTAA
- a CDS encoding glycosyltransferase family 2 protein, translated as MKFSFVTPVYNAEDSIEMMLDSIPKEYAYEIIVCDDGSTDRTLEILENYQKTCPQLKFLKHEKNKGASESYNDCLAAVTGDYVAIIDSDDIYLPTINDVLHQIDGTYDIYYYNMLTKEGSYYIHGPVDWPGNFKIFRSSIIGDAKYTKKPTGADLDFYNSLLAKNPTRKHTGIFAYWYNYPREGSESDLYFKSLH; from the coding sequence ATGAAGTTTAGTTTTGTAACGCCAGTTTATAATGCTGAAGATTCTATTGAGATGATGCTCGATAGTATTCCAAAAGAATATGCTTACGAAATTATCGTTTGTGATGATGGCTCAACCGATCGAACATTAGAAATTTTGGAAAACTACCAAAAAACATGTCCTCAACTTAAATTTTTAAAGCATGAAAAAAATAAAGGGGCAAGTGAATCTTACAATGACTGCTTAGCTGCAGTTACAGGAGATTATGTAGCCATTATCGATAGTGATGATATCTATTTACCAACGATTAATGACGTATTACACCAAATCGATGGTACATACGATATTTATTATTACAATATGTTAACGAAAGAGGGTAGCTATTATATTCACGGCCCAGTTGATTGGCCAGGAAACTTTAAAATCTTTCGAAGTAGCATAATTGGGGATGCAAAATATACAAAAAAGCCTACTGGTGCAGATTTAGATTTTTATAATTCTTTATTAGCGAAAAATCCAACCCGCAAACATACAGGGATTTTTGCTTATTGGTATAACTACCCTCGAGAAGGTTCAGAGTCAGATTTATACTTTAAAAGTTTACATTGA
- a CDS encoding sugar nucleotide-binding protein — MKYLVLGATGMAGHTIALYLLENGHEVITYSRSPFSYGDNVNGDLTDGAFLKSLLLDLDYDIVINCIGVLNDACDKAPSNAVFFNSYLPHAIVEILKADEHKKLFHMSTDCVFSGKKAPYYEHSLRDGETFYDRTKALGEIENERHLTFRNSIIGPDMKEDGIGLFNWFMKQNGTIHGYKEAIWTGVTTLTLAKAMERAGSEGLCGLYNLVNNASINKFDLLTLFNQHFKDEKIIILPDSKVKLDKTLINQRQDFKFKVPSYEQMIIEMKDWIESHHNLYAHYFI; from the coding sequence TTGAAATATTTAGTATTAGGCGCAACTGGAATGGCTGGTCATACAATTGCTCTTTATTTGTTGGAGAATGGGCATGAAGTCATTACGTACTCTAGAAGTCCTTTTTCGTATGGAGATAATGTGAATGGTGATTTAACAGATGGAGCATTTTTAAAGTCCCTTCTTCTCGATTTGGACTACGATATTGTGATTAATTGTATCGGCGTATTGAACGATGCTTGTGATAAAGCACCCTCCAATGCGGTCTTTTTTAACAGTTATTTACCACATGCCATTGTTGAAATACTTAAAGCCGATGAACATAAAAAGTTATTCCACATGAGTACAGATTGTGTATTTTCAGGAAAAAAGGCCCCCTATTATGAGCATAGTCTTCGTGATGGAGAAACCTTTTATGATCGCACGAAGGCATTAGGGGAAATCGAAAATGAAAGACATTTAACATTTAGAAATTCCATTATCGGTCCTGATATGAAAGAAGACGGAATTGGCTTATTTAATTGGTTTATGAAACAAAATGGCACGATACATGGTTATAAAGAGGCTATTTGGACTGGAGTTACAACGTTAACGTTAGCTAAAGCGATGGAAAGAGCAGGAAGCGAAGGGTTATGCGGATTATACAATTTAGTAAATAATGCTAGCATAAATAAATTTGACCTTTTAACGTTATTCAATCAACATTTTAAGGATGAAAAAATAATCATTTTACCTGATTCAAAAGTGAAATTAGATAAAACCCTTATCAATCAACGGCAGGATTTTAAATTTAAAGTCCCGTCTTATGAACAGATGATTATCGAGATGAAAGATTGGATTGAGTCTCACCATAATTTATATGCGCATTATTTCATTTAA
- a CDS encoding lipid II flippase Amj family protein translates to MELITSKVIVIALFLLIITAIETLAYSTRISGIRVRLIATAISLFSTLVIVSRFSTMIQQPLTAKLIAEAPDLNKLGFIEDQYRILIGITSVGVLLGILLFPTFINIFSRAIIQLSNEKGSVITMLFKQLNLKGMKKIVMCFRFPKLTHLQGITFKTIPKRLFVINVIVSAVFTIGVLSSLYASMLVPEDYVQTALMSSGIINGVATILLTLFIDPKASVLADRVLKKESDYVFLKSYSLTMISSKFFGTIFAQLLFIPAAYYVAWFAEWI, encoded by the coding sequence ATGGAGTTAATAACAAGTAAAGTAATTGTAATCGCATTGTTCTTGTTAATTATTACTGCGATTGAGACTTTAGCTTATTCTACGCGGATTTCTGGTATAAGGGTAAGATTAATCGCAACGGCTATTTCGTTGTTTAGTACGTTAGTGATTGTTTCAAGATTTTCTACTATGATTCAACAACCTTTAACAGCAAAACTAATAGCAGAAGCACCAGATCTAAACAAGTTAGGTTTTATAGAAGACCAGTATCGGATTTTAATAGGGATTACATCTGTTGGCGTATTACTTGGTATTCTTTTATTTCCAACCTTTATCAACATTTTTTCAAGAGCTATTATTCAATTATCCAATGAAAAAGGTTCGGTAATCACCATGCTGTTCAAGCAATTAAACCTTAAAGGTATGAAAAAAATTGTTATGTGTTTTCGCTTCCCTAAATTAACGCACTTACAGGGTATTACATTTAAGACCATACCGAAACGGTTATTTGTGATAAATGTTATTGTCTCTGCTGTTTTTACAATTGGCGTTTTATCTTCTTTATATGCATCGATGTTAGTCCCAGAGGATTATGTACAGACCGCTTTAATGTCTTCAGGGATTATTAATGGAGTAGCAACGATTTTACTGACATTATTTATAGATCCAAAGGCTTCTGTTTTAGCAGATAGAGTATTAAAAAAGGAAAGCGATTATGTCTTTTTGAAAAGTTATTCACTAACGATGATTAGCTCGAAATTTTTTGGTACCATTTTTGCTCAATTATTATTTATACCAGCAGCCTATTATGTTGCGTGGTTTGCCGAGTGGATTTAA
- a CDS encoding GNAT family N-acetyltransferase — protein MINYLGTPKIETDRLILRRMELSDAPKAFDNWLSDERVSDNRVSAAHKTVSETIERIEKIVKDYDNKDFCWWTIERKVTGELIGEIDLYDFDNTTGNCEVSYSIGYEWWNQGYGTEVLRAIMEFGFRNMNIHKIAAAHNTDNIASGKVMRKAGMVQEGIIRHMVRNAKNQYKDCAIYGILQEDYLKSMMVPKVISLG, from the coding sequence ATGATCAATTATTTAGGAACACCCAAAATTGAAACCGATAGATTAATTCTTAGAAGGATGGAACTGTCTGATGCTCCAAAGGCTTTTGACAACTGGCTTTCGGATGAAAGGGTATCTGACAATCGAGTCAGCGCGGCACATAAGACTGTTTCGGAAACTATCGAAAGGATAGAAAAAATAGTAAAGGATTATGATAATAAAGATTTTTGCTGGTGGACTATTGAGCGAAAAGTTACCGGAGAATTAATTGGAGAAATTGATTTGTATGATTTCGACAATACCACTGGAAACTGTGAGGTAAGTTATTCGATTGGATACGAATGGTGGAACCAGGGGTATGGGACCGAAGTATTAAGGGCGATTATGGAGTTTGGTTTTCGAAATATGAATATACATAAAATCGCAGCAGCACATAATACTGACAACATAGCTTCCGGAAAGGTAATGCGTAAGGCAGGGATGGTCCAAGAAGGAATCATCAGACATATGGTTCGCAATGCCAAGAATCAATACAAAGACTGTGCTATTTATGGAATACTTCAAGAAGATTATCTTAAATCCATGATGGTGCCAAAAGTTATATCCTTAGGTTAG
- a CDS encoding glycosyltransferase family A protein: protein MIPIKFSFLTPAYNSEKWISRLLDSIPKKYAYEIIICDDASTDNTLNILLDYQKKCPQLKILINKKNLGASESYNRLIEEATGDYVAIIDSDDMYLPTIVDVLKQVDGTYDIYYYNMLTKDGQAFIKRPTDGYIWPGQFKIIRRSFIGNARFVTRKEYAGDTDFNMALLNQGPTCKYTGIFAYWYNFPRENSESDLHLRGLK from the coding sequence GTGATTCCCATAAAATTTAGTTTTTTAACACCTGCATATAATTCTGAAAAGTGGATTTCGCGACTGTTAGACAGTATCCCGAAAAAATATGCATATGAAATTATTATTTGTGATGATGCTTCAACAGATAATACGCTGAATATTTTATTAGACTATCAAAAAAAATGCCCTCAACTTAAAATCTTAATCAATAAAAAAAATCTTGGCGCTAGTGAAAGTTATAATCGTTTAATCGAAGAGGCAACTGGAGATTACGTAGCCATTATAGATAGCGACGACATGTATTTACCAACGATTGTTGATGTATTAAAACAAGTCGATGGAACGTATGATATTTACTATTACAATATGTTAACAAAAGATGGGCAGGCATTTATTAAACGGCCTACCGATGGCTATATATGGCCAGGTCAATTTAAAATTATTCGGCGCTCCTTTATAGGGAATGCGCGATTTGTAACAAGAAAAGAATATGCCGGGGATACTGATTTTAATATGGCGTTACTTAATCAAGGTCCTACCTGTAAATATACTGGGATTTTCGCTTATTGGTACAACTTCCCGAGAGAAAATTCAGAATCTGATTTACATCTAAGAGGGTTAAAATAA
- a CDS encoding L,D-transpeptidase produces MVKWIDVSTSQHQLKLFDGNELIKTYPIAVGKILSPTPTGSYTIINKQKNPGGPFGAFWLGLSKPHYGIHGTNQPSSIGHNVSHGCIRMFNHDVLDLSSRVQTGTTVYIHK; encoded by the coding sequence TTGGTAAAATGGATTGACGTATCTACATCACAACATCAGTTAAAACTTTTTGATGGTAATGAGCTTATAAAAACCTATCCGATAGCTGTTGGGAAGATATTATCACCAACGCCTACTGGATCGTACACAATTATTAATAAACAGAAAAATCCTGGTGGACCATTTGGAGCCTTTTGGTTGGGTCTATCAAAACCTCATTATGGGATACACGGAACCAATCAACCGTCGTCAATTGGCCATAATGTTTCCCATGGGTGCATTAGGATGTTTAATCATGATGTTTTAGATCTATCATCTAGAGTCCAAACTGGAACTACTGTATATATTCATAAATAA